In Acidobacteriota bacterium, the following are encoded in one genomic region:
- a CDS encoding beta-lactamase family protein, producing MLDQAVAAKAFPGAAVAITHQGKLVALKGLGGFTYDANAPRVQADTIYDLASVSKVVATTAMAMLLYERGVLELEAPVVSVVPEFAADDARRKQVTLAQL from the coding sequence GTGCTCGACCAGGCCGTCGCCGCGAAAGCTTTTCCCGGCGCGGCCGTTGCCATCACGCACCAGGGGAAGCTGGTCGCGCTCAAGGGACTCGGCGGGTTCACCTATGACGCGAACGCGCCTCGCGTCCAGGCCGACACTATCTATGACCTCGCGTCGGTCTCGAAGGTGGTTGCGACCACGGCGATGGCGATGCTCTTGTACGAGCGCGGCGTGCTGGAGCTGGAAGCGCCGGTGGTAAGCGTGGTACCCGAGTTTGCGGCGGACGACGCCCGCCGCAAACAAGTCACGCTGGCGCAGCTC